The DNA window AGTTTCCGTTCGGGCCGGGCGCGAAGGCAGACAAAGACACCGTGCCGTCCTCGCTCCACTCGTTGGGGTTGAAAAGAACCCGCGGCTCCTCATCGCTATTGGTGGGCTGAACGTAAACGACGGCGTGGTTCTGGAGACCGGCATTCTTGCTGTGATACCGGTAGCCTCCCTTTTGCTGCGGCACGCCGTACTTCGGATAGTCCCAGAGCGCTCGTAGCCGATTGCCAATCTGCTCTCGCTCCGGAATCTGGCGGAGGTGACGCGTGGTGTACGCGTTCTGCTCTTCAACCCACTGCCGGGTGTCCTCGCTGTCGATTTCTTCCAGCCATCGATACGGCGCGGGCACCCGAGTGCCGTGGTATACGTCGACGCTGTCGACGGTCGTCGTTTTGGGCGGGGATGCCCGGTCCTGGGCCGGCGTTGAAGCAAAGAGACCGGACAGGGAGAGGGTGAGAAGCGTGAGAAGTGCAGTACGAACGTACATGACGAAGGAAACGGACCCGTGAAGAGAAGCGAACTGGGAATTCCTATTGCGCCTCTGCAGAATTGGTCCGACGCCGTGCGGTTTGAGCTGCTCCGCTTGCCGGCCGCCGTTGGCGTTCTACTCATCGGCTCCTGCCCGTGATCGCTAGGCCGAGGGGCGTCCTGTTTTTCATGTCGGAGAAACGCGGGCTCCTGAACTGTACTCAGGCTGCTGAATGCCGGATGCAACACAGCGTGTTCAATTCAGCCCCCACTCTCTCAGATTGACTCATCACTGATATGGGGGCTATTGCATCAGCTTGAAACCACTCCTCCAGACGTGAGAAATGAATTCCATCGTCGCGCCTGGAAATCTCAGATGCTGGGAATCTCAGATTCCCAAGAGCGACGAAGGTGGTTTTCTCCGTCTCATAGAGACATTTTCAATAGCACCACCCGTACGAATTGCAGTCAAGAATAGCGTTGGGGAATCACGTTTGCGCCGATCCACGAATTTCCGCCCCGAATACGACATCTCGCGTCGTTACGAAGTTCAACCCGCACTCCGACTTCCCAATTCCGCGATTGAAGTCACTTAGGGGAGGCTGGAGGGAGTTCGTCCATCTGAGGAGGGTCGGGCCGGTTGAGTCCCACGTAATCAGTCAGGTGCTCCAGCGCATCGAGATAGGGGCGCACGGCAGGCCAGTCGCGACGGGTTGGATCGATGTGTCGCGCCTGCCGGATCGAATCCATGCGGGCCACCTGCGCAAGGGCCTCCTCTCTTTCCTCGGCGGTCATGTGGGGCGACTGTTTGAAGGCACGAATGTCGGCACGCTGTTGGGCACGGTACTCCGCCGAATCGGCCACCATTTCGAGAGCGGTTTCCGCCCGCATGATGCGTTTCTGCAGGGCATCGAAGGCCTCAGGCGCCCAGCCCTCCTTCTTGAGAAACGCAGCCCGGCGCTCGTAAAAGGCCTGAATCAGGGCGTCGTACTGATCGGCATTCGCCTTCATTTTCTCCTGCATCTGATGTGTGTCCACCCGCAAGCGAATGTAGTCGCGCACGTGCTGTCGTTGCAGCGGGCCGTCTACGGCCTCCTGGGCGCTCACGGGGGGAACGACCACTAGGATGGCCGTGAGGGCGATCATGAGAAGGGTTGCCGGGACAAAGAACGGTCGGAAGCACGGCGAACGGGCAGGGAGCATCGTGGGGGGAGGGAAAGTAAGGGAGCGCGGGCTGGTACGGGAAGATCCGAACGGGGAGACCCAACCACAACCACCCGCCCCCATGAACGCCCTTTCCATCCTCGGTCGATACTCTCGGGGACGTGCAACTGACGCCGAATACGTGTCGAGAGACGGCGGCCCAGTCTCTTCCCCCCTACGACACACATGGCTCTCACACGTTGAACCGAAACTCCATCACGTCCCCGTCCTCCACGACGTAGTCTTTACCCTCGGTTCGCAGGAGCCCGGCGTCCCGAGCGGCCTTTTCGGAGCCGGCCTCGTCGAAGTCGGAGAAGTGAATCGTCTCGGCCTTGATGAAGCCCTCCTCGAAGTCCGTGTGCACCTGACCGGCGGCCTGCGGGGCACGGGTGCCCTTCCGGATCGTCCAGGCGTAGGCGCCCTTCTCGTCCGCCGTAAAGAAGGTGATGAGATCCAGCACGTCATATGCGGCGTGGATGAGCCGTTCGAGCCCGGAGCGCTCCAGTCCGAGGTCGTCCAAAAAGAACTGCCGCTCCTCCGGCTCCAGCTCGGCAATCTGCGCCTCCGCCTCCGCCGAAATCACAACGACCTGCGTGTTCTCCTCCTCCGCTCGTGCCCGAAGCGCATCCACGTGCGCATTGCCTTCTGAGATGTCGTCCTCCGCCACATTCGCCACGTAGAGCACCGGCTTGTCGGTGAGGAGGAAGAGCTCGTCCACCAGCGCCTGATTGTCGTTCGATATGTCGAATGAACGCACCCAGTTGCCATTGCTCAGGTGCTCGTGGAGCCGGTGAAACAGAGGCAGGTTCTCCGCCGCCTCTTTGTCACCCTTCTTCGCTGCCGGCTCCAGCTTGTCGATGCGCTTCTCGACCGTCTCCAGATCCTTCAGCAAGAGCTCGGTATTGATCGTCTCCACGTCCCGGACCGGATCGACCGACCCGTCCACGTGCGCGACGCTGTCGTCCTCAAAGCAACGCACGACATGGATGATGGCGTCGACCTCGCGGATGTTGGCCAGAAACTGGTTGCCCAATCCTTCGCCCTCGGACGCGCCCTCCACGAGCCCGGCGATGTCCACAAACTCGATGGTGGTGGGCACCGCCTCAGGCGACCCGGCTAATTCCTTTACCCGCTCCAGCCGGTCGTCGGGGACGGGCACGACGCCGACGTTCGCATCCACCGTACAGAAGGGATAGTTCTCGGCGTCGACGCCGGCGTTGCTCAGGGCGTTAAAGATGGTAGACTTGCCAACATTGGGCAGGCCGACGAGGCCGCATTGGAGAGACATGGCACCCTGGTGAACGCTCGTGAGACGATGACGAAACCTCCCCCTCAACAACTCTTCCCGGACACCCACTTATCGGACAATTTCAGGAAGGCCCCGAAAAATCCTTGTCGAGACCGCTTAACTTTCCCTCGGGATCACTACCCAGAGTCAAAGCTGCCGAAACAGCATCACCTGTTTCCTTACTTTTCTCCGTCGCTCCTGGACATCTCAGGAGTGACGGTTGGAGAGGATTTTTCGGTGCCCACAGCTGTGAAACTGTACACTGTCCGGCTGCTTGCCCTCACACGTTGAACCGAAAAAACATGACGTCGCCGTCGTCGACGACGTAGTCTTTGCCTTCGGCCCGCATCTCTCCCGCTTCCCGCGCCGCCGCTTCGGAGCCAAGCCGATCGTAGTCGGAAAAATCAACCGTTTCCGCCCGAATGAACCCCTTCTCAAAGTCGGAGTGGATCGTGCCGCCGGCCTCCGGGGCGCGCGTGCCTTTTTCGATGGTCCAGGCCCGGGCCTCCGACGGGCCAGCCGTAAAGAAGGTAATCAATCCCAGTTGGTCGTACGCTGCCCGAATCAGGCGTTCAAGTCCGGGTTGCTCCAAACCAAGATCGTCGAGAAAGAGTTGCCGCTCGTCGGGGTCGTCGAACGCTACGATCTGCGACTCCACGTCGGCCGAGATCACAACCGTCTCGGCCTCTTCTTCGTCGGCAACCTCGCGGACCTGCTCCACGTGGTCGTTCCCCTCCGGGAGATCGCTCTCGGCCACGTTGGCGGCATAGAGCACCGGTTTGTCCGTGAGCAGAAACAGCTCGTCGATGAGGGAGCGGTCGACTCCATTCGCGGGAAGCTCGAAGGTACGGGCCCAATGGCCGTCCGACAGGTGATCGTGCAGAGCTTCAAACACCGTCAGCTTCTCCTGAGCCTCCTGGTCTCCACTGTTCGCAGCTTTCTGGTGGGCCTCCACGCGCTTCGCCACCGTCTCCAGATCCTTCAGCAGGAGCTCGGTGTTGATCACGTCGATGTCCCGCGCCGGGTCGACCGAACCGGAGACGTGCCCCACGTTGTCGTCCTCAAAGCAGCGCACGACATGCACGATGAGGTCTACCTCGCGGATGTTGCCGAGAAACTGGTTCCCCAGTCCTTCGCCCTCGGACGCGCCTTCCACAAGCCCCGCGATGTCCACGAACTCGATGGTAGCGGGCGTGGTGTCATCGGCATCCGCCAGCTCGGCGAGGCGGTAGAGGCGGTCGTCCGGGACCGGCACGACGCCCACGTTGGGTTCGATGGTGCAAAAGGGGTAGTTCTCGGAGTCCGCGCCGGCGTCGCTCAACGCGTTGAAGATGGTCGATTTTCCGACGTTGGGCAGGCCGACGAGGCCGCACTGCAGGGACATAAGGGGGGAACGACTTTACTCGAGATCGACGGGCGTAGAGGGGTATCGAACGCCGTGATAAAATCAGGAGGGCGTTGCGCTACCGTATTTCGTATTGCGTACTCCGTTGGGACCCTCAAGAATACGCAGTACGGAATACGCAACCTCTGTGACCCTCTAAGGATCTCATACGAGGAGGATTTTCCCTCGGATTTCGATGAGCGCCTCAGTCCACGTACTCCACGTCAATGAACTCTCGCTCGGGGAGGCGAACGGCGGTGAGGCGGCCCATTCCCGGCTGCATGTGGTAGACGCAGCCCGTGTCGATGAGAATCAGCTTGTCCCGATTGATGGGCTCGGGACGGGGCGTGTGCCCGCAGACGACCGTTTTCTCCCACGCGAACTCGTCGGAGCCGAGGTGCTCCCGTTCCCACATGAACACCTTTTCGTCGTTCTGCTCCAGGTTCTCCTCAATCGTGAGGTGGGGCTTGAGCCCGGCGTGGACAAAGAAGTAGTCCTCCGTCTCGTGGTAGAGCTTCGTCTCCCGAACGAACTCGGCGTGGTGGTCGGGAATTTCGATGTCCGACTCGCCGCTGCCGAGATAGCTCTGTAGAGTCGAGACGCCGCCATTCACTCGCCACAGGTTGAACGCCCCATCGTTGAGATAGCCCAACATCAGGGACTCGTGGTTCCCCCGGAGAAACGTACACTCCACCTCCTCGCGGAGCTCCAAGAGACGATCGATGACGCCCTTCGAATCGGGTCCTCGGTCGATGTAGTCGCCGACGAAGAGAAGATGATCGTCGGACGACGGGTCAATCTTTTCTAGAAGCGCTTCGAACGATTTTGCGCATCCGTGTATGTCACCTATTGCTATGAGGCCCATCGCATTGTGCCCCGCCTTTCGGCGGTGGGGTACCGTCGTGAAGCGAGTATTCGAGGAGAAGGGAATCTCACCCTCCAGATAATGTTGCGAATTTGTGCAGAGAAAGGCAACTCCAGTTCTGAGTCGGAGCGGCCTTTACTGAGACTGTGCCCGTTCTCGGATGGCGTCCATGCCGATCAATCCGCGTCCCGATTTTTCGAGTCGCCCCTGCCGGTGGAGGTCCATCAACACCGAATCGAGCACCCCATTGATGAAGGGGCCGCTGTCGTCCGTGCTGTAGGTCTTGGCAATCTCGATGGCCTCGTCAATTGTCACCTTCGGCGGGATCTCTTCAAACTCCAGAAACTCGGCCGTGGCCATCCGGAGAAGGGCCCGATCGATCGCGGTAATGCGGTGCAGCTTCCAATTCGTGGCGTGGGCCTGAATAATCTCATCGGCCTCATCAGCCACCTCCAGGGTCGTCCGGAAAAGGCTTTCGGCAAAGTTCATTACCTCCGGATCGTCCTCAAACTCCGCAGCCAGCAGAGTGTGAACGAAGTGGCTCGGGTTCCCCCCAGCCTGCTCCTGGGCGTACAACGCCTGCATGACACGTTCTCGGGCTTCGCGGCGGGTGCTCATACCGACACGTGAGGAAGTTGATTAGAAATCGTCTCCGCTTGCAGTCGAACACTGCCCCCATCTTCCGGGAGAAATGGTTGACGCCTCTTCTCACGGATCGGCATGTTTGGTCGCCTGCATTCAACCGTCGAGAAAGACGACCACGCCTCATACGGCGTCGGGCATGCTTTCAGAGGAAAGCTTTGTTCCTATCCCCGAGGGGTACGGAGGTTCAGGGGTCACTGCGGATTCCCTTAATCTTGGATCTTGCCGGCTTGCCTGCACTGCTATGAGAGCATGTTATACTCAGGTGTAATGATGTGTCTGTGCGACTGAGTAACCTGCCTTGATTTCATTGTCTATCGGCTGATTCCTCTCCCGTGCGTTCCTCCTCCGCCCTTCATTGGTCGGCTTATCCGGCGCTCGTGCCGGCGGGCGCATTTGCTGGCGGGATTCTTCTCGACGCCCTTGCGGGGAGGTGGCCCCCATTCTTCTGGAGGGGCTGCGTCGGGCTCGGTGTGCTTCTCTTTGCACTCATGCACTGGTGGGGAAAGCAGCGGATGGTCACGTTAGCGCCACTGGGGCGGGTCGTTGCCATTGTGCTGTTGGGTCTCGGGGCCGGAGGTACCTCCTATACCATCTACACGACTTCGTCCCCCC is part of the Salinibacter sp. 10B genome and encodes:
- the ychF gene encoding redox-regulated ATPase YchF, whose product is MSLQCGLVGLPNVGKSTIFNALSDAGADSENYPFCTIEPNVGVVPVPDDRLYRLAELADADDTTPATIEFVDIAGLVEGASEGEGLGNQFLGNIREVDLIVHVVRCFEDDNVGHVSGSVDPARDIDVINTELLLKDLETVAKRVEAHQKAANSGDQEAQEKLTVFEALHDHLSDGHWARTFELPANGVDRSLIDELFLLTDKPVLYAANVAESDLPEGNDHVEQVREVADEEEAETVVISADVESQIVAFDDPDERQLFLDDLGLEQPGLERLIRAAYDQLGLITFFTAGPSEARAWTIEKGTRAPEAGGTIHSDFEKGFIRAETVDFSDYDRLGSEAAAREAGEMRAEGKDYVVDDGDVMFFRFNV
- the ychF gene encoding redox-regulated ATPase YchF — its product is MSLQCGLVGLPNVGKSTIFNALSNAGVDAENYPFCTVDANVGVVPVPDDRLERVKELAGSPEAVPTTIEFVDIAGLVEGASEGEGLGNQFLANIREVDAIIHVVRCFEDDSVAHVDGSVDPVRDVETINTELLLKDLETVEKRIDKLEPAAKKGDKEAAENLPLFHRLHEHLSNGNWVRSFDISNDNQALVDELFLLTDKPVLYVANVAEDDISEGNAHVDALRARAEEENTQVVVISAEAEAQIAELEPEERQFFLDDLGLERSGLERLIHAAYDVLDLITFFTADEKGAYAWTIRKGTRAPQAAGQVHTDFEEGFIKAETIHFSDFDEAGSEKAARDAGLLRTEGKDYVVEDGDVMEFRFNV
- a CDS encoding metallophosphoesterase family protein, yielding MGLIAIGDIHGCAKSFEALLEKIDPSSDDHLLFVGDYIDRGPDSKGVIDRLLELREEVECTFLRGNHESLMLGYLNDGAFNLWRVNGGVSTLQSYLGSGESDIEIPDHHAEFVRETKLYHETEDYFFVHAGLKPHLTIEENLEQNDEKVFMWEREHLGSDEFAWEKTVVCGHTPRPEPINRDKLILIDTGCVYHMQPGMGRLTAVRLPEREFIDVEYVD
- the nusB gene encoding transcription antitermination factor NusB, with protein sequence MSTRREARERVMQALYAQEQAGGNPSHFVHTLLAAEFEDDPEVMNFAESLFRTTLEVADEADEIIQAHATNWKLHRITAIDRALLRMATAEFLEFEEIPPKVTIDEAIEIAKTYSTDDSGPFINGVLDSVLMDLHRQGRLEKSGRGLIGMDAIRERAQSQ